The following is a genomic window from Oscillatoria salina IIICB1.
TCAAATCAAATATTTGGCGATGTTTTAATTACTCCAGCTAGTTATGCTTTTGCTATTTGGGGAGTAATTTATTTAGGGTTGATTAGTTTTGCAGTTTATCAGTTTTTACCAGCTCAACGCCATCAGGAAAAATTGCGTCGGCTTGGTTACAGTTTAGGGTTTGCTAGTTGGGCACAAATTGTTTGGGTATTTGTCTTTTTGTCTCGCTGGTTTGTAATTTCTTTAGTGGCTATGATTGCCATTTTGCTACCTTTACTTGGTGGATACTTAAAATTAAGAAATGGGGACAAAAATTTTTCTCGTCAGGAGCGATGGTTGATGGTAATTCCCATTAGTATTTATTTAGGTTGGATTAGCGTAGCAACAATTTTGAACGTCGCGATCGCTTTAACGAGTGTCAACTGGAATGGTTGGGAAATCAGCCCGGTAGTGTGGACATCGATGATGGTAGCCGTCGCGGGAATAATTGGTGCTACAGTAATTAAACAACAGCGAGATCGAGCATTTGGCTTAGTCTTAGTTTGGGCGCTAGTAGCGATCGCAGTTCGTCATTGGGAGACACTGGCGATCGCCCTAACATCCGTAGTCGTCGCGATCTGCTTAGTTATTTTCCTCATTTTCCAGCTATTACGATCTCGCCGCAATAACTTTAAATCAGCAGAAAAGCCCCTAAATGACTGATTAATTAATTAGCCGCAGCAGGTGTAACAGCTTCCACTTGACTTGATTGAG
Proteins encoded in this region:
- a CDS encoding tryptophan-rich sensory protein, which codes for MKFNRDLVRQIFNLTSILGAFGINIWANLAPIKGLTIGEISNQIFGDVLITPASYAFAIWGVIYLGLISFAVYQFLPAQRHQEKLRRLGYSLGFASWAQIVWVFVFLSRWFVISLVAMIAILLPLLGGYLKLRNGDKNFSRQERWLMVIPISIYLGWISVATILNVAIALTSVNWNGWEISPVVWTSMMVAVAGIIGATVIKQQRDRAFGLVLVWALVAIAVRHWETLAIALTSVVVAICLVIFLIFQLLRSRRNNFKSAEKPLND